The following proteins are co-located in the Plasmodium vinckei vinckei genome assembly, chromosome: PVVCY_11 genome:
- a CDS encoding 60S ribosomal protein L7-2, putative — protein MNKVKQNKKAINNKIGNKKKKHVKFKRVKKVQFKGEKKILINKLKNNQTLKKTQKKRKFNTAYKKKEYEKKLQKQENEYVNLKNQLENEQFDDNIHCVFALKNNVDCINPKSKEILQELNLQDTFKGVLLVNNRENMEKLFLVKPYICYGYLKKYNCYNLLEKKLYLKDNEEIKRCDSNKLIEKLFGNEGINSFPLFCEYIFECKNNADKIMKEYIIPFDFSFLKNSTTFDFLQFKNDLVGFIKDEINDVLEKII, from the exons atgaataaggtgaaacaaaataagaaagctataaataataaaattggaaataaaaaaaaaaaacatgtgAAATTTAAGAGAGTTAAAAAAGTACAATTTaaaggagaaaaaaaaatattaataaacaaattgaaaaataatcaaactCTCAAAAAg acacaaaaaaaaagaaaatttaatacagcatacaaaaaaaaagaatatgaaaaaaagttaCAAAAACAGGAAAATGAAtatgtaaatttaaaaaaccaACTAGAGAATGAACAATTTGatgataatatacattGTGTCTTTgcattgaaaaataatgtcGATTGTATTAATCCTAAATCAAAAGAAATTCTACAG GAATTAAATTTGCAAGACACATTTAAAGGAGTGCTATTAGTAAATAATAGAGAGaatatggaaaaattaTTCCTTGTAAAAccttatatatgttatggatatttaaaaaaatataactgttacaatttattagaaaaaaaattatatttaaaagataatgaagaaataaaacgATGCGATTCGAATAAACTAATTGAAAAACTATTTGGAAATGAAGGTATAAATTCATTCCCTTTATTTtgtgaatatatttttgaatgtaaaaataatgcagacaaaataatgaaagaatatattattccatttgatttttcatttttaaaaaattcaacaACATTTGATTTCTTGCAATTCAAAAATGATCTTGTTGGTTTTataaaagatgaaataaatgacGTCctagaaaaaattatctaA
- a CDS encoding methyltransferase, putative, whose protein sequence is MGKKKKVGKERIDKYYKLAKSAGYRARSAFKLIQIAKKYNIFKNANILIDLCAAPGGWLQVAYKNMNKNSTIIGVDLMPIRKIDNNVITIKSDITSIECIRKIKDIIKYEKADVILNDGAPNVGTTYSYDSFNQNILVLSSIKLAYKFLTRGGIFITKVFRNEEYVSLIWVLEKLFTEVKHIKPRSSREISSEIYLIGLNFLGNKIDKKYFDYTYIFSNQFRKDENKLSDSRSKGKGNDELENDSSESDSDSNTTKQKVKKKKGLSSILKEKKKKNRQGYEEGDDYRTANITDFINSDNYVELLIKSNKFTFDKNYKNSSDLLIKNTYEAIYTNKSTNNEIFNLCKDLKVLGKSDLFHLIKWRYKIKKSVTKMLVNNGEETQQLLNNEEEKTNTTFAISKEESTISPEKMNTKSTVCDDKSEDELSNSSDEESGNESINEFSKYIDKKEKKLKKKKLKKLKKELEKKKINKPLKIDYDENEIHFSKDMLNLLNKQKFTDHLNILNSSKSNNKLDINEENFSASDEENEEDKIDDDDELGRLEYLVDLDYKQQKIKENQKNNENKDEKLTRRKRAMDYKNEELMKIQKIMELKNEELMMKKKLKEYLSDDEDDTSDEDGMEENDNDSLGTNQDASNDKYENAINQNEHIKKIVDKILMIRKNLKEKEPEDESPTSTNRFFDQKIFSNIFSQLNNDENGEDVENDEDAEEDEESNDSDIKEANTKNLPKIPLPAKLAKKEKNKKLREKYGNNETKIKNASFSIVKTDTNNSEHINNYFSNLVKDDDELAFIKYIGEKLIHKKSRMDLIDDSFNRHSYLEDEDTLPEWFVEEEKKYRKPVIPIDKTVLDQYKSKINRITKMPIKKVIEAKMRNKKREITKMKKLEAKIGRIEKDEDDPFLKQRAIANVLKKNKSEKKREKSYVVCTGKGSKMAKKNKKGGKTMIKFVDKRLKKDKKAKKRIEKKKKNMTRVKYSKSRPFKFKKFF, encoded by the exons atgggaaaaaagaaaaaggtTGGAAAAGAGAGAAtagataaatattataagcTAGCCAAATCAGCAGGATATAGAGCTAGATCAGCATTTAAGTTAATTCAAAtagcaaaaaaatataatatatttaaaaatgcaaatatattaatagatTTATGTGCCGCACCAGGAGGATGGTTACAAGTagcttataaaaatatgaacaaaaatAGTACCATTATAGGAGTTGATTTAATGCCTATTCGtaaaattgataataatgtaaTTACTATAAAAAGTGATATAACTTCAATTGAATgtataagaaaaattaaagatataataaaatatgaaaaagcAGATGTTATACTAAATGATGGAGCACCTAATGTTGGTACGACTTACTCTTATGATAGTtttaatcaaaatattcTAGTACTTAGTAGTATAAAATTAgcttataaatttttaacaaGAGGaggaatatttattactaaAGTATTCAGAAATGAAGAATATGTATCTTTAATTTGGgttttagaaaaattatttactgaagttaaacatataaaaccAAGAAGTAGTAGAGAAATATCATCagaaatttatttaattggtCTTAACTTTttaggaaataaaattgataaaaaatattttgattataCTTACATATTTAGTAATCAGTTTAGgaaagatgaaaataaattatccGACTCTCGATCAAAAGGTAAAGGAAATGATGAGCTAGAAAATGATAGTAGTGAAAGTGATAGTGATAGTAATACTACTAAACAAAaagtaaagaaaaaaaaaggattaagtagtattttaaaagagaaaaaaaaaaaaaatagacaaGGATATGAAGAAGGTGATGATTATAGAACAGCAAATATAActgattttataaatagtgATAATTATGTTGAgctattaataaaaagtaataaatttactttcgataaaaattataaaaattcatcagatttattaattaaaaatacttATGAAGctatttatacaaataaatcaacaaataatgaaattttTAATCTTTGTAAAGATCTTAAAGTTTTAGGAAAATCAGATCTTTTTCATCTGATCAAATGgagatataaaattaaaaagtcTGTAACAAAAATGTTAGTAAACAATGGAGAAGAAACGCAACAACTTCTAAACAATGAGGAAGAAAAGACAAATACTACTTTTGCAATTAGCAAAGAAGAAAGCACAATAAGTCcagaaaaaatgaataccAAATCAACAGTTTGTGATGATAAATCAGAAGATGAATTGAGTAATTCCTCTGATGAAGAATCAGGAAATGAAAGCATAAAtgaattttcaaaatatattgataaaaaagaaaaaaaattaaaaaaaaaaaaattaaaaaaattaaaaaaagaacttgaaaaaaaaaaaattaataaaccACTTAAAATAGATTATGATGAAAACGAGATACATTTTAGTAAAGATATGTTAAACTTGTtgaataaacaaaaatttacagatcatttaaatatactaAACAGTAGcaaaagtaataataaactcGATATTAATGAAGAGAACTTTTCAGCTAGcgatgaagaaaatgaggAAGATAAAATTGACGATGATGATGAATTAGGTAGATTAGAATATCTAGTTGATTTAGATTATaaacaacaaaaaattaaagaaaatcaaaaaaataatgaaaacaaaGATGAAAAACTAACAAGAAGAAAAAGAGCAATGGATTATAAAAACGAagaattaatgaaaatccaaaaaattatggaaCTTAAAAATGAGGAattaatgatgaaaaaaaaattaaaagaatatCTTAGTGACGATGAAGATGATACATCTGATGAAGATGGAAtggaagaaaatgataacgACAGTTTAGGGACCAATCAAGATGCttcaaatgataaatatgaaaatgcaataaatcaaaatgaacatattaaaaaaatagttgataaaattttaatgataCGAAAGAATCTCAAGGAAAAAGAACCAGAAGATGAATCACCAACAAGTACCAACAGATTCTTtgatcaaaaaatattctctAACATATTTAGCCAgttaaataatgatgaaaatggtGAAGATgttgaaaatgatgaagatgCTGAGGAAGATGAAGAGAGTAACGACAGTGATATAAAAGAAGCTAACACAAAAAATCTTCCCAAAATACCACTACCTGCAAAACTAGccaaaaaagagaaaaataaaaaattaagagaAAAATACGGAAACAATGAAACtaagataaaaaatgcatCGTTTTCTATAGTAAAAACAGATACAAATAATTCTgaacatattaataattatttttcaaatttagttaaagatgatgatgaattagcatttataaaatatataggagaaaaattaattcataaaaaaagtagaaTGGATTTAATTGATGATTCATTTAATAGACATTCATATCTTGAAGACGAAGATACATTACCTGAATGGTTTgttgaagaagaaaaaaaatatagaaagcCAGTCATACCAATTGATAAAACTGTATTAGATCaatataaaagtaaaattaatagaataacaaaaatgcctattaaaaaagttattgAAGCTAAAAtgagaaataaaaagagagaaattacaaaaatgaaaaaattagaagCTAAGATCGGAAGAATTGAAAAAGATGAAGATGACCCATTCTTAAAACAAAGAGCTATAGCAAATGTTTTGAAAAAGAACAAATCAG aaaaaaaacgagAAAAGTCATATGTTGTCTGCACTGGAAAAGGATCTAAGATGGccaagaaaaataaaaagggaGGAAAAACGATGATTAAGTTTGTTGATAAGAGACTTAAAAAGGATAAGAAAGCTAAAAAGCgtattgaaaaaaagaaaaaaaatatgacaagagttaaatattcaaaatcaagaccatttaaatttaaaaagtttttttaa
- a CDS encoding V-type proton ATPase 21 kDa proteolipid subunit, putative — MYNSWFEIIRGISPYNWALLGIASSLFLSIIGAAWGIFICGTSIVGASVKAPRIISKNLISIIFCEALGMYGVITAVFLQIKLSGLKTEVHSPLALTPQTDPLIMNTIRGGWALFASGLTAGLSNLVSGVAVGITGSSCALGDAHSSDLFVRMLMIEICASVIGLYGLIVAIVSIGDIQMT; from the exons atgtataaTTCATGGTTTGAAATTATTCGGGGTATATCGCCATATAATTGGGCGTTGCTAGGAATTGCCTCATCATTATTCCTTTCTATTATTGGCGCAGCATG gggaatatttatatgtggTACTAGTATAGTTGGGGCCTCAGTAAAAGCCCCACGtattatttcaaaaaatttaatctctatcattttttgtgaAGCATTAG GTATGTATGGAGTAATTACTGCAGTTTTTTTGCAAATCAAATTAAGTGGATTAAAAACTGAAGTGCATTCTCCCCTTGCTTTAACGCCACAAACAGATCCATTAATTATGAACACCATAAGAGGAGGATGGGCACTATTTGCAAGTGGATTAACCGCCGGTTTATCAAACCTCGTCTCTGG agTTGCTGTTGGAATAACAGGAAGTTCATGCGCTTTAGGAGATGCTCATAGTTCAGACCTTTTTGTTAGAATGCTAATGATTGAAATATGTGCAAGTGTTATAG GATTATACGGCTTAATCGTGGCCATAGTATCAATTGGAGACATACAAATGacataa
- a CDS encoding adenylosuccinate synthetase, putative — protein MNIFEHNIKNVDKGNVVAIVGTQWGDEGKGKIIDILSKYSDITCRFNGGGNAGHTICVGDKKHALHLLPCGVLYENNVNVLGNCMVIHLKTLMKEINNLGNNILDRVYISEKAHILFDIHQEIDAIQETRKSKDGNAIGTTKKGIGPCYSTKASRIGIRMGSLKNFENFKKLYIKLIDNLMELYNIKDYNKEEELNEFYTYHKILKDKIINIMLYINKSIDSKKNILIEGANAAMLDIDLGTYPFVTSSSTTIGGIFSGLGIHHKKLNLVVGVVKSYLTRVGSGPFLTEQCNEIGEYLTKKGFEYGTTTNRPRRCGWLDLPMLYYVKYINCIDIINLTKLDVLSGLKEIYMCIDYKNKTTGELLERGSYPLEEEQLKEYEPVYERFEGWDEDITNCLEFDKLPENAKKYVLTIESYIKTPIVWIGVGPTRDHTITRKID, from the exons ATGAACATTTTCGagcataatataaaaaatgtggaTAAGGGAAATGTAGTGGCTATAGTAGGCACACAATGGGGTGATGAAGGGAAAGGAAAAATAATCGATATACTATCAAAGTATTCTGATATAACATGCCGATTTAATGGTGGAGGTAATGCAGGTCATACAATATGTGTTGGTGATAAAAAACATGCTTTACATTTATTACCATGTGGAgttttatatgaaaataatgtaaatgtATTAGGTAATTGTATGGTGAtacatttaaaaacattaatgaaagaaataaataatttaggTAATAACATACTTGATAgagtatatatatctgAGAAGgcacatatattatttgatatCCATCAAGAAATTGATGCCATACAAGAAACTAGAAAATCAAAAGATGGTAATGCAATTGGCACAACAAAAAAAGGTATAGGTCCTTGTTATTCAACTAAAGCATCACGTATTGGAATAAGAATGGGGTcgttaaaaaattttgaaaattttaaaaagttatatataaaattaattgatAACTTAATGGAATTATATAACATTAAAgattataataaagaagaGGAGCTAAATgaattttatacatatcataaaatattgaaagataaaattataaatattatgttatatataaataaaagtatagattcaaaaaaaaatattttaatagaaGGTGCTAATGCAGCAATGTTAGACATCGATCTTGGTACTTATCCATTTGTAACTAGTAGTAGTACAACTATTGGTGGAATTTTTTCAGGTTTAGGTATACATCACAAAAAGCTAAATTTAGTAGTAGGTGTTGTTAAAAGTTATTTAACAAGAGTTGGTTCGGGACCATTTTTAACTGAACAATGTAATGAAATAGGGGAATATCTAACAAAGAAAGGTTTTGAATATGGGACTACAACTAATCGTCCACGACGTTGTGGATGGCTAGACTTACCTATGCTTTATTatgttaaatatataaattgtatTGACATTATTAATCTTACAAAGTTAGATGTTTTATCTGGGCTCaaggaaatatatatgtgcattgactacaaaaataaaactacCG GTGAACTACTCGAAAGGGGAAGTTATCCCTTAGAAGAGGAGCaattaaaagaatatgAGCCAGTCTATGAGAGATTTGAAGGATGGGATGAAGATATAACTAATTGTCTTGAATTTGATAAATTACCagaaaatgcaaaaaaatatgttttgaCTATTGAAAGTTATATAAAGACACCAATTGTATGGATAGGAGTAGGGCCAACTAGAGATCATACAATTACTAGAAAAATCgattaa
- a CDS encoding metacaspase 1, putative encodes MSFEMEQIYVKVHELKFVNNSERNSHYVKIYWDDKKYKSQTKDGGSYIFNETFLIPITNINDQNDQIIYVEIWESNLLNKQCAYTFFTLNNIKTGQIIKENIAFIEVLKKCTLELSVNIVRNQKDILFFNIKELLPTYQDQQIRNAVWENEDEASIIKQLTNINTFNGITNLGDYKNSQIYNEIFQKSKENNYVYKSSEEIQNSYIPISTPEYVSHYIYKGADQNRSNYINKTNDILFPNHLNKSTYNDNINNIYDTSNNVHYNNNSSSTYSNFDHNIMHNSKNNAPFSNPNNDKIFQDHHHFQYSRNYIPSPNSEKILYFSCGNKKKALLIGINYCGTSNELNGCINDAIITKELLIKKYNFYDSSMNILQLVDNQTNPNYRPTKRNILLALEWLVKDNNPGDIFFFLYSGHSYKKYDYACIEKDGYNQTIVPCDFKTEGEIIDNDLHKYLIQPLKDGTKLISFIDCQKSDGILNLGYKYKLKKEKWKETYNPFHVVADVTQLSYSKVKDFTTEINILEHVLITNNIEALTYYDLLQSIYSYINLYNKKKNKIILMSSQKFDIDRKFDFDHILKNSNSDLGQQKKIIKWKKSKKSKKK; translated from the coding sequence atgtctTTTGAAATGGAACAAATTTATGTTAAAGTACATGAATTGAAATTTGTAAACAATTCAGAAAGAAACTCacattatgtaaaaatatactgggatgataaaaaatataaaagccAAACAAAAGATGGAGGGAGttacatatttaatgaaaCTTTTCTAATACCaattacaaatataaatgatcaaaatgatcaaattatttatgtagAAATATGGGAAAGTAACTTATTAAATAAGCAATGTGCCTATACATTTTTcacattaaataatataaaaacaggacaaataataaaagaaaatatagcTTTTATTgaagttttaaaaaaatgtaccTTAGAATTATCAGTTAATATAGTTAGAAATCAAAAagacatattattttttaatattaaagaatTATTACCTACATATCAAGACCAGCAAATAAGAAATGCTGTCTGGGAAAATGAAGATGAAGCATCAATCATAAAACAATTaactaatataaatacatttaatGGAATTACAAATTTAGGGGATTACAAAAATAGTCaaatttataatgaaatatttcaaaagtcaaaggaaaataattatgtatataaaagtaGCGAAGAAATCCAAAATAGTTATATTCCTATTTCGACACCAGAATATGTAAGccactatatatataaaggtGCAGATCAAAATCGTtctaattatataaataaaacaaacgatattttatttcctaatcatttaaataagtCTACATacaatgataatataaataacattTATGACACATCAAATAATGtacattataataataatagtagtAGTACCTACTCAAATTTTGATCataatattatgcataattcaaaaaataatgcacCTTTTTCAAATcctaataatgataaaatctTTCAGGATCACCACCATTTCCAATACTCACGAAATTATATACCATCTCCAAACtcagaaaaaatattatatttttcttgtgggaataaaaaaaaagcttTATTAATTGGAATAAATTATTGTGGTACAtcaaatgaattaaatggATGTATCAATGATGCAATAATAACAAAggaattattaataaaaaaatataatttttatgattcttcgatgaatatattacaaCTAGTAGATAATCAAACAAATCCAAATTATAGACcaacaaaaagaaatatattattagcaTTAGAATGGCTAGTTAAAGATAATAATCCTggtgatatatttttttttctttattcaGGTCatagttataaaaaatatgattatgCATGTATTGAAAAAGATGGATATAATCAAACAATAGTACCTTGTGATTTTAAAACAGAAGGGGAAATAATTGATAATgatttacataaatatttaatacagCCATTAAAAGATGGAACTAAATTAATATCGTTTATAGATTGTCAAAAATCAGATggaatattaaatttaggatataaatacaaattaaaaaaagaaaaatggaAAGAAACATATAATCCATTTCATGTTGTTGCGGATGTCACACAATTGAGCTATTCAAAAGTTAAAGATTTTACAACAGAAATAAACATACTAGAGCATGTACTaattacaaataatatcGAAGCACTTACATATTATGATCTACTTCAGtctatttattcatatataaatttatataataaaaaaaaaaataaaataattttaatgtcATCACAAAAGTTTGACATAGATAGAAAGTTCGACTTTGATCATATTcttaaaaattcaaattcAGATCTAGGacagcaaaaaaaaataataaaatggaaaaaaagcaaaaaaagtaaaaaaaaatag